In Enterobacter sp. 638, a single window of DNA contains:
- the rsmE gene encoding 16S rRNA (uracil(1498)-N(3))-methyltransferase has protein sequence MRIPRIYHPELITAGSEIALSDDAANHVGRVLRMGAGQAVQLFDGSNQVFDAEITRADKKSVQVSILRGEVDDRESPLHIHLGQVMSRGEKMEFTIQKSIELGVSLITPLFSERCGVKLDAERLNKKIQQWQKIAIAACEQCGRNRIPEIRPPMDLEAWCAEEESGLKLNLHPRASASINTLPLPVERVRLLIGPEGGLSADEIAMTARYQFTDILLGPRVLRTETTALTAITALQVRFGDLG, from the coding sequence ATGCGCATCCCTCGCATTTACCACCCTGAACTGATTACCGCCGGCAGTGAAATTGCCCTGTCTGATGACGCCGCCAATCATGTAGGCCGCGTTCTGCGCATGGGCGCTGGTCAGGCGGTGCAACTTTTCGACGGTAGCAACCAGGTCTTCGACGCTGAAATCACCCGCGCAGACAAGAAAAGCGTGCAGGTGAGTATTCTGCGCGGTGAGGTAGACGACCGTGAATCACCGCTGCATATTCACCTGGGCCAGGTGATGTCGCGTGGCGAAAAGATGGAATTCACTATCCAAAAATCGATCGAACTGGGTGTAAGCCTCATTACGCCACTTTTTTCTGAACGCTGTGGCGTTAAACTGGATGCTGAACGACTGAACAAAAAGATCCAGCAGTGGCAGAAAATCGCGATTGCGGCATGTGAACAGTGCGGTCGCAACCGTATTCCGGAAATTCGCCCGCCCATGGATTTAGAAGCCTGGTGCGCCGAAGAAGAGAGCGGTCTTAAGCTCAATCTTCATCCGCGCGCCAGCGCCAGCATCAATACGCTGCCGCTGCCCGTTGAGCGTGTACGCCTGCTGATTGGCCCGGAAGGTGGTCTGTCAGCGGACGAAATTGCGATGACGGCGCGTTATCAATTTACTGATATTCTGTTGGGACCTCGCGTTCTGCGTACTGAGACGACTGCACTCACTGCCATCACCGCGCTACAGGTGCGTTTTGGCGATCTGGGTTAA
- the gshB gene encoding glutathione synthase, with product MIKLGIVMDPIASINIKKDSSFAMLLEAQRRGYQLHYMEMADLYLNNGEARARTRIVNVEQNYDKWYEFGSEQDLPLAELDVILMRKDPPFDTEFIYCTYILERAEEKGTLIVNKPQSLRDCNEKLYTAWFSDLTPDTLVTRNKAQLKAFWQKHGDIILKPLDGMGGASIFRVKEGDPNLGVIAETLTEHGTRYCMAQNYIPAIVDGDKRVLVVDGEPVPYCLARIPQGGETRGNLAAGGRGEPRPLTDSDWEIARRVGPMLKAKGLIFVGLDIIGDRLTEVNVTSPTCIREIEAEFPVSITGMLMDAIEKRLKQ from the coding sequence ATGATCAAGCTCGGCATCGTGATGGACCCCATCGCAAGCATTAACATCAAGAAAGATTCCAGCTTCGCTATGCTGCTGGAAGCGCAGCGTCGCGGCTATCAGCTCCATTACATGGAAATGGCCGATCTTTATCTGAACAACGGTGAAGCCCGCGCGCGCACCCGCATCGTTAACGTCGAGCAAAATTACGATAAATGGTACGAGTTTGGTTCCGAGCAGGATCTGCCGCTCGCCGAACTTGATGTGATCCTGATGCGTAAAGATCCTCCGTTCGATACCGAATTTATCTACTGCACCTATATCCTTGAACGCGCAGAAGAAAAAGGCACGCTGATCGTTAACAAACCGCAGAGCCTGCGCGATTGTAACGAGAAACTGTACACCGCCTGGTTCTCCGATCTGACGCCTGACACGCTCGTCACCCGTAACAAAGCGCAGTTGAAAGCCTTCTGGCAGAAGCATGGCGATATCATTCTGAAACCGCTGGATGGCATGGGCGGCGCGTCGATTTTCCGCGTGAAAGAAGGCGATCCTAACCTGGGTGTTATTGCCGAAACCCTGACTGAACATGGAACACGCTACTGCATGGCGCAGAATTATATTCCTGCCATTGTTGATGGTGACAAACGTGTATTGGTGGTCGATGGCGAACCAGTTCCTTATTGTCTGGCGCGCATTCCGCAGGGCGGCGAAACCCGTGGTAATCTGGCGGCAGGTGGCCGTGGAGAACCGCGCCCGTTGACCGATAGCGACTGGGAAATCGCCCGCCGCGTCGGCCCAATGCTGAAGGCCAAAGGACTGATTTTCGTCGGTCTGGACATCATTGGCGATCGCCTGACGGAAGTGAACGTCACCAGCCCAACCTGTATCCGCGAAATCGAGGCTGAGTTCCCGGTGTCCATTACCGGCATGCTGATGGACGCGATTGAAAAACGTCTGAAGCAGTAA
- a CDS encoding YqgE/AlgH family protein: MNLQHHFLIAMPALQDPIFRRSVVYICEYSEDGAMGIIINKPLENLQIEGILEKLKITSEERAPEIRLDKPVMLGGPLAEDRGFILHTPPGFSSSIRVSDNTVITTSRDVLETLGTHNQPSEVLVALGYSSWEKGQLEQEILDNAWLTAPADLNILFKTPIADRWRDAAKLIGIDIQTMPGVAGHA; the protein is encoded by the coding sequence ATGAATTTACAGCATCACTTTCTTATTGCCATGCCTGCTCTCCAGGACCCGATTTTTCGTCGTTCCGTGGTTTATATCTGCGAATACAGTGAAGACGGCGCGATGGGGATTATTATCAATAAACCGCTCGAAAACCTGCAAATCGAAGGCATTCTGGAAAAACTCAAGATCACGTCTGAAGAGCGCGCGCCTGAGATCCGTCTGGATAAACCGGTGATGTTAGGCGGCCCGCTGGCAGAAGATCGTGGCTTTATCCTGCATACCCCTCCGGGGTTTTCTTCCAGCATTCGCGTTTCCGACAACACGGTGATCACCACCTCACGCGATGTCCTGGAAACATTAGGCACGCACAATCAGCCTTCCGAAGTGCTGGTAGCGCTGGGCTATTCCTCATGGGAGAAAGGCCAGCTGGAACAAGAAATTCTTGATAATGCATGGCTGACGGCCCCGGCGGATCTGAACATTCTGTTTAAAACCCCCATTGCCGATCGCTGGCGCGATGCCGCGAAACTGATTGGGATCGACATTCAAACCATGCCTGGTGTGGCAGGACACGCATAA
- the ruvX gene encoding Holliday junction resolvase RuvX, which yields MSGTLLAFDFGTKSIGVAIGQRITGTARPLTAIKAQDGTPDWTLIERLLKEWQPEAVIVGLPLNMDGTEQPLTARARKFANKIHGRFGAVVKLHDERLSTVEARAGLFEHGGFRALNKGSVDSASAVIILESFFEQGF from the coding sequence ATGAGCGGAACGCTTCTGGCTTTTGATTTTGGAACGAAAAGTATTGGCGTGGCGATTGGTCAACGCATCACCGGAACCGCGCGTCCACTTACGGCAATTAAAGCGCAGGACGGAACACCGGACTGGACGCTGATTGAGCGCCTGCTCAAAGAGTGGCAACCCGAAGCCGTGATCGTAGGATTACCGCTAAATATGGATGGCACCGAGCAACCGCTGACGGCACGAGCACGTAAGTTTGCCAATAAGATCCATGGCCGCTTTGGTGCTGTCGTTAAGCTGCACGATGAACGCCTTAGCACTGTTGAAGCCCGTGCAGGTCTGTTTGAACATGGCGGTTTCCGTGCACTTAACAAAGGCAGCGTTGACTCCGCCTCGGCTGTGATCATCCTCGAAAGTTTCTTCGAACAGGGTTTTTAA
- a CDS encoding global regulatory protein, which translates to MSSQPNQSLIDGIRCLQYLVSSDRAIGCRELSRLMGINTTRVNRLLMTMASIGLTMQDDQRRYLPGPGIHALAAQAIRGSELFSRALPMLERLAPRDIVVALGVLWEDQVIYIWHSVPGSPTSQALAGFHMLPAWQSVIGMSLLAAESDEQLMSRFTATQWVHLAPHIAQQRERGHVIWRHDDGEVSIAQPVGVHQAALAFAGMWHPDDDTVQARLGELSSLNARLLEKS; encoded by the coding sequence ATGTCATCACAACCGAATCAAAGCTTGATCGACGGCATTCGCTGTTTGCAATATCTGGTTTCCAGCGACCGTGCGATCGGGTGCCGCGAACTCTCGCGCCTGATGGGCATCAATACCACGCGCGTAAACCGTTTGCTGATGACCATGGCGTCTATCGGCCTGACGATGCAGGACGATCAGCGCCGTTATCTGCCAGGGCCTGGGATCCACGCTCTGGCTGCACAAGCCATTCGTGGTTCCGAGCTTTTTTCCCGCGCATTGCCAATGCTGGAGCGCCTCGCGCCGCGCGATATCGTCGTCGCCCTAGGCGTTTTATGGGAAGACCAGGTGATTTACATCTGGCACTCCGTTCCCGGTAGCCCGACCAGCCAGGCGCTGGCCGGTTTTCACATGCTCCCTGCGTGGCAATCCGTTATCGGCATGTCACTGCTGGCCGCTGAAAGCGATGAACAGCTGATGTCACGCTTCACGGCGACACAGTGGGTTCATCTCGCGCCGCATATTGCGCAACAGCGTGAGCGCGGACATGTCATCTGGCGGCATGACGACGGTGAAGTGTCTATCGCGCAGCCAGTCGGTGTTCATCAGGCCGCACTTGCTTTTGCGGGCATGTGGCACCCCGATGACGACACAGTCCAGGCGCGTCTCGGTGAACTCTCCTCACTCAATGCCAGGCTGCTGGAAAAATCATAA
- a CDS encoding FAD-dependent oxidoreductase gives MKIYPPNDARTFPVSELEADLLVAGGGLAGLCAALAAARDGLNVVLIQDRPVLGGNASSEVRLWANGATSHMGNNNRWAREGGIMGEILEENLWRNKEGNPVMFDLVLLDLANSQPGLTLLLNTAVYDVEKTGSRITAVSAFNAINETFYTVRAAQFCDATGDGVLGFLAGAEYREGAEEIDELDEKMAPGDHFGHKLGHSIYFYTKRTAEPVNFVAPSFALKDITEIPRYKRLTSTLNGCDLWWLEWGGRLDTVHQSEEIKWELWKIVWGVWDYIKNSGEFPDAANLTIEWVGAIPGKRESRRFIGDHILCQQDIIEQRDHYDAVAYGGWSIDLHPADGVYSTHDGCRQFHSKGTYTIPFRSLYSRSLDNLFLTGRLISASHVAFGSARVMCTCGLLGEVVGRAAALCHTHHLTPQTLAHRDRIRDLQQHLQQTGCYIPRQWLDNPALGATVSTSSEYVLTSLEPNGEWLSLEARMAILMPVKRGETLPAMTFRLRCSMPQQLTISLLGSEKAGNFTPECHYDETTIDVHGEQKYRCKFDWTSDRDRYVFVVFDACNEIDIALTETRLPGLMTVFNSLNKRVAKHTRQVSDGDYGVEEFDFWLPRRHPHQVFPAMQLDAPLHCYAPDNLLNGRLRPEQQTNAWIPADHDPTPQVVWRWETPQRIQSLTLIQDNDFDNAMETVQMGHHQAITPHCITHYRLWADGNLIADVEQNHHAVCEHRFVTPFHTKTIALEILGTAGARPAVYALNVR, from the coding sequence ATGAAAATCTATCCCCCAAATGATGCCAGAACCTTTCCCGTCTCGGAGCTTGAAGCCGATCTGCTGGTCGCAGGCGGTGGACTTGCCGGATTGTGTGCGGCCCTGGCGGCGGCGCGCGATGGCCTGAATGTCGTCCTGATTCAGGACCGGCCTGTACTGGGGGGAAATGCCTCCAGCGAAGTCCGCCTCTGGGCTAACGGCGCGACGTCGCACATGGGCAATAACAATCGTTGGGCACGCGAGGGTGGCATCATGGGGGAGATCCTTGAGGAGAATCTGTGGCGCAATAAAGAGGGGAATCCGGTTATGTTCGACCTGGTTCTGCTTGATCTTGCGAACAGCCAGCCAGGGCTGACGCTGCTGCTGAACACAGCCGTTTATGATGTTGAGAAAACCGGCTCGCGCATCACTGCCGTCAGCGCATTTAACGCCATCAACGAAACCTTTTATACGGTGCGTGCCGCGCAGTTTTGCGATGCGACGGGCGACGGGGTACTCGGTTTTCTGGCTGGGGCGGAGTATCGCGAAGGGGCAGAAGAGATTGATGAACTGGACGAGAAAATGGCTCCCGGCGATCACTTCGGGCATAAGCTTGGCCACTCCATCTATTTCTACACCAAACGTACCGCCGAGCCGGTTAACTTTGTCGCTCCCTCGTTTGCGCTCAAAGACATCACAGAAATCCCCCGCTATAAACGTTTGACCTCGACGCTTAACGGCTGCGATCTGTGGTGGCTGGAATGGGGAGGACGTCTTGATACCGTCCACCAAAGTGAGGAGATCAAATGGGAGTTGTGGAAAATCGTCTGGGGCGTCTGGGACTATATTAAAAACTCCGGCGAATTCCCGGATGCAGCAAACCTGACGATTGAGTGGGTTGGCGCCATTCCCGGAAAACGCGAAAGCCGCCGCTTTATTGGCGATCATATTCTTTGCCAGCAGGACATCATTGAGCAACGCGATCACTACGACGCGGTTGCGTACGGTGGCTGGTCGATTGATCTGCACCCGGCGGACGGTGTTTACAGTACCCACGATGGCTGCCGACAGTTTCACAGCAAAGGCACTTACACCATCCCGTTCCGCTCGCTCTACAGCCGCTCGTTGGACAATCTGTTCCTGACAGGCAGGCTGATTTCGGCTTCACACGTCGCTTTCGGCAGCGCCCGTGTGATGTGTACCTGCGGGCTGCTCGGTGAAGTCGTTGGGCGTGCCGCAGCGCTGTGCCATACGCATCACCTGACGCCCCAGACGCTGGCTCACCGCGATCGCATCCGTGACCTTCAGCAGCATTTGCAGCAAACCGGCTGTTACATCCCGCGCCAGTGGCTGGACAACCCCGCGCTCGGCGCGACGGTTTCGACCAGTAGTGAGTACGTGCTGACCTCGCTTGAACCGAACGGCGAATGGTTGTCGCTTGAGGCGCGGATGGCGATTCTGATGCCCGTTAAACGCGGCGAGACGCTGCCTGCCATGACGTTTCGTCTGCGTTGCAGCATGCCACAGCAGCTCACGATTTCGCTGTTGGGTAGTGAAAAAGCAGGCAACTTCACGCCTGAATGCCATTACGACGAAACGACAATCGACGTCCATGGCGAACAGAAATACCGCTGCAAATTTGACTGGACCAGCGATCGCGATCGGTACGTTTTTGTCGTCTTCGATGCCTGCAACGAGATTGACATTGCGCTTACCGAAACCCGATTGCCCGGCCTGATGACCGTGTTTAACAGCCTGAATAAACGCGTGGCAAAACATACGCGTCAGGTCTCTGATGGTGATTACGGCGTGGAGGAGTTTGATTTCTGGCTGCCGCGCCGCCATCCGCACCAAGTCTTCCCGGCAATGCAGCTGGATGCGCCGCTTCACTGCTACGCGCCTGATAACCTGCTTAATGGCCGTCTGCGCCCTGAGCAGCAAACCAACGCGTGGATCCCTGCCGACCATGACCCTACCCCACAGGTCGTCTGGAGATGGGAAACACCACAACGTATCCAGTCTCTGACGCTTATCCAGGATAACGACTTCGATAATGCGATGGAGACAGTGCAGATGGGACATCATCAGGCCATCACCCCGCACTGTATTACTCACTATCGGCTGTGGGCTGACGGCAATCTGATTGCCGACGTTGAACAGAATCATCACGCCGTCTGTGAACATCGCTTTGTCACCCCTTTCCACACGAAAACGATCGCACTGGAGATCCTTGGCACTGCGGGAGCGCGCCCTGCCGTATATGCACTCAACGTGCGCTAG
- a CDS encoding type IV pilus twitching motility protein PilT: MDMEEMVGLSVKHNVSDLHLCSNSPPRWRRLGHLESAPFPVPDVEQLLKTWLNDEQQGAWRANGQVDFAVSMSSGQRLRASAFNHIHGVSITLRLLPVTCPKLSELTAPKAIPDLLSSDNGLILVTGATGSGKSTTLAAMVDHLNCHSDGHILTLEDPVEFIYQSNRCLIQQREIGLHCPSFSQALRAALREDPDVILLGELRDSETIRLALTAAETGHLVLATLHTRGASQAIERLVDTFPAEEKDPVRNQLAGSLRAVLAQKLERDAQGGRVALFEMLVNTPASANLIREGKTWQLPGIIQTGQQAGMQNFDQSLAERKAQGRL; encoded by the coding sequence ATGGATATGGAAGAAATGGTGGGCCTTAGTGTAAAGCATAACGTCTCGGATCTACACCTGTGCAGCAATTCACCACCGCGCTGGCGTCGTTTGGGTCATCTTGAATCTGCGCCTTTTCCCGTCCCGGATGTTGAGCAGCTTTTGAAAACCTGGCTCAACGACGAGCAGCAGGGAGCCTGGCGCGCGAATGGGCAGGTAGATTTCGCCGTATCGATGAGCAGCGGGCAACGATTGCGCGCCAGCGCGTTTAACCATATCCACGGCGTTTCGATAACGCTCAGATTGTTGCCCGTTACCTGTCCAAAGCTGTCAGAGCTTACGGCGCCTAAAGCGATCCCCGATCTGCTCTCCAGTGACAACGGCTTGATTCTGGTCACGGGCGCCACGGGCAGCGGAAAATCCACCACGTTGGCGGCCATGGTGGATCATCTCAATTGCCATTCTGACGGGCATATTCTGACCCTTGAAGATCCGGTGGAATTTATTTATCAAAGCAATCGCTGTCTGATTCAACAGCGAGAGATTGGCCTGCACTGCCCATCCTTTTCGCAGGCGTTACGTGCGGCATTACGTGAAGATCCCGACGTCATTTTGCTTGGGGAGTTGCGGGACAGCGAAACGATCCGCCTGGCGCTCACGGCCGCAGAAACCGGGCATCTGGTGTTGGCGACGCTGCATACCCGAGGTGCGTCTCAGGCCATCGAAAGGCTGGTGGATACGTTTCCTGCCGAAGAAAAAGATCCGGTACGAAACCAGCTGGCGGGGAGCCTGCGCGCGGTACTGGCGCAAAAGCTTGAGCGTGACGCGCAGGGCGGGCGAGTGGCGCTTTTCGAAATGCTGGTGAACACGCCAGCATCAGCGAATCTCATCCGCGAGGGGAAAACCTGGCAACTGCCCGGCATCATTCAAACCGGGCAGCAGGCAGGGATGCAAAACTTTGACCAAAGCCTTGCCGAACGCAAGGCGCAGGGACGGCTCTAG
- a CDS encoding YggS family pyridoxal phosphate-dependent enzyme has translation MNDIAHNLAQVREKISAAATRCGRASEDVSLLAVSKTKPASAIAEAIAAGQREFGENYVQEGVDKIRHFQETGMMGLQWHFIGPLQSNKSRLVAEHFDWCHTVDRLRIATRLNEQRPADKAPLNVLIQINISDENSKSGIALAELDALAAQVAELPGLRLRGLMAIPAPKTEYERQFAVAQQMAVAFEALKARYVTVDTLSLGMSDDMEAAIAAGSTMVRIGTAIFGARDYTQ, from the coding sequence ATGAACGACATTGCGCATAACCTGGCACAGGTCAGGGAAAAAATCTCAGCTGCAGCAACACGTTGCGGCCGTGCTTCAGAAGATGTTTCGCTGCTTGCAGTCAGTAAAACCAAACCTGCGAGCGCCATCGCAGAAGCTATTGCCGCAGGGCAACGTGAGTTTGGTGAAAACTACGTTCAGGAGGGTGTGGACAAAATTCGTCATTTCCAGGAAACAGGAATGATGGGTCTACAATGGCACTTTATTGGTCCGTTGCAGTCGAATAAAAGTCGTCTGGTGGCCGAGCATTTTGACTGGTGCCATACCGTCGATCGTCTGCGCATTGCCACGCGTTTGAACGAGCAACGCCCTGCGGACAAAGCGCCACTGAACGTATTGATTCAAATAAATATTAGTGACGAAAACAGTAAGTCAGGCATTGCGCTTGCTGAGCTTGACGCGCTGGCCGCTCAGGTGGCGGAACTCCCCGGTCTTCGTCTGCGTGGACTGATGGCGATCCCCGCCCCAAAAACAGAGTATGAAAGGCAGTTTGCCGTGGCACAGCAAATGGCTGTAGCATTTGAAGCGCTTAAAGCACGCTACGTAACCGTAGACACGCTTTCACTGGGCATGTCGGACGATATGGAAGCCGCAATCGCGGCAGGCAGCACGATGGTGCGCATCGGCACAGCAATTTTCGGTGCGCGCGATTACACCCAATAA
- a CDS encoding YggT family protein, with protein MKTLTFLLSTVIELYTMALLLRVWMQWARCDFYNPFSQFVVKITQPVIGPLRRIIPPMGPIDSASMLVAFILSIIKAIVLFMVITFQPIIWIAAVLILLKTIGLLIFWVLLVMAVMSWVSRGRSPVEYAMIQLTEPLLRPIRNLLPSMGGIDFSPMILVLLLYVLNMGIAELLQSTGNMLLPGLWMAL; from the coding sequence ATGAAGACGTTGACTTTCCTGCTCTCAACGGTCATTGAACTGTACACGATGGCGCTGCTGTTACGCGTCTGGATGCAGTGGGCCCGTTGTGATTTTTACAATCCATTTTCGCAGTTTGTCGTGAAAATTACGCAACCTGTCATTGGCCCGCTGCGCCGTATTATCCCACCGATGGGGCCGATTGATAGCGCCTCCATGCTGGTGGCGTTTATTCTCAGCATTATCAAAGCCATTGTGTTGTTTATGGTGATCACCTTCCAGCCAATCATCTGGATTGCCGCGGTGCTCATTCTGCTGAAAACCATTGGCCTGCTGATCTTCTGGGTGCTGCTGGTGATGGCCGTCATGAGCTGGGTAAGCCGAGGTCGCAGCCCGGTTGAATACGCGATGATTCAGTTGACCGAGCCGTTGCTGCGTCCGATCCGTAATTTACTGCCTTCTATGGGCGGTATTGATTTTTCGCCGATGATCCTGGTGCTGCTGCTGTATGTGCTGAACATGGGTATCGCTGAGCTGTTACAGTCAACAGGCAACATGCTGCTGCCGGGGCTGTGGATGGCGCTATGA
- the yggU gene encoding DUF167 family protein YggU produces the protein MSAVSTCADGLVLRLYIQPKASRDSIVGLHGDELKVAITAPPVDGQANAHLTKYLAKQFRVAKSQVIIEKGELGRHKQVKILNPQNIPTEVAALTE, from the coding sequence ATGAGTGCCGTGAGCACGTGCGCCGATGGGCTGGTTTTACGGCTGTACATTCAGCCTAAAGCCAGCCGTGACAGCATTGTTGGATTACATGGCGACGAGTTAAAAGTCGCCATTACCGCCCCACCCGTTGACGGCCAGGCTAACGCGCATTTGACCAAATATCTGGCTAAACAGTTTCGCGTCGCCAAAAGTCAGGTCATTATTGAAAAGGGTGAGCTGGGGCGTCATAAACAGGTAAAAATCCTTAATCCGCAAAACATCCCGACGGAAGTCGCGGCACTGACAGAGTAG